Below is a window of Streptomyces spongiicola DNA.
CGGTGGCGTTCGCGGGCGTCCGGGGCTCTTGCCGCCCCGGCGAAGGCACCATCCGCCTTTCCGCCCGCTTCGAAATCATGCCTGCTGGAGGCCGCCTCGGCATGTGGGACGGGCATCCGGGTCATTTTCCCCCTCAACGGCCCTGCCGTGGGAGGATCCGGGGACGTCAGAGAAGACTTGAGGAAGGCAGATCGTGGCCGAGCAACTCCACGCCACCCTGAAGACCAACCACGGGGACATCGACATCCGGCTTCTGCCGAACCACGCGCCGAAGACGGTGAAGAACTTCGTCGAACTCGCCACGGGTGGGCGGCAGTGGACCAACCCGGCGACCGGGAAGAAGTCCGCGGACAGGCTGTACGACGGCACCGTCTTCCACCGGGTGATCAGCGGTTTCATGATCCAGGGCGGTGACCCGCTGGGCAACGGCACCGGCGGCCCGGGGTACGAGTTCGCCGACGAGTTCCATCCGGACCTGGCCTTCGACCGGCCCTACCTGCTGGCCATGGCGAACGCCGGTCCGGGCACCAACGGCTCGCAGTTCTTCGTCACCGTGGCCCCCACGGCCTGGCTCACCCGCAAGCACACGATCTTCGGCGAGGTCGCGGACGGGGCGAGCCGCAAGGTCGTGGACGCCATCGCGGGGGCGCCGACCAACCCGCGCACCGACCGGCCGCTGAACGACGTGGTGATCGAGTCCGTCGTGATCGAGACCCGTCAGGGCTGAGCCCGCGGGGGCCGCGGGGGATCGTCGGCGGAGTTCGGGTTCCGTACGGGAACCTTTGCGCCCCGCTCGTCCGTAAGACGAGCGGGGCGAAGCATTGCGCGGGAGCCCGCGCGGAGACGAGGGGACCTCATGGATCAGGCGCCAGGAAGCCCGGACCGGCCCCAGGCGGCACACGGGCTGCCGGGCTGCTATCGGCACCCGGGCCGGGAGACCGGTATCAGCTGCACCCGCTGCGAGCGGCCGATCTGCCCCGAGTGCATGGTCAGCGCCTCTGTCGGGTTCCAGTGCCCGGAGTGCGTGCGCACGGGGTCGGGGACGGGGCACGCGCCGTCCGCGAGCCGTCCCCGTACGATCGCCGGGGCCGAGGTGACCGGGGGCGATCCCCGCCTCGTCACCAAGATCCTGCTGGGCGTCAACGCCGCGGTGTTCCTCGCGGTGCTCGCCGACCGGACCCTCGCGGACCAGCTGAACCTGATCGCGCTCGCCTTCGACCCCCGGCTCCGCGATGTCGTGGGAGTCGCCGACGGCGAGTGGTACCGGCTGCTGACCTCGGTGTTCCTGCACCAGCAGATCTGGCACATCGCCTTCAACATGCTGGGGCTCTGGTGGCTCGGCGGCCCGCTCGAGGCGGCACTCGGCCGGGTGCGCTATCTCGCGCTGTATCTGCTCTCCGGCCTCGCGGGAAGCACGCTGGTCTACCTCCTGGCGGAGCCGAACCAGGGCGCGCTCGGTGCCTCCGGGGCGATCTGGGGGCTGCTCGGCGCCACGGCCGTGCTGCTGCGGCGGCTCGACTACGACCTGCGTCCGGTGATCGCGCTGCTGGCGCTGAACCTGCTCTTCACCTTCACCATGCCCGGTATCTCCTGGGAGGCCCACGTCGGCGGCCTGGTCGGTGGCACGGTGATCGCGTTCGGCATGGTGCACGCCCCCCGCGAGCGGCGGACCCTGGTGCAGGCCGGGGTCTGCGCACTCGTCCTGCTGGCAGCCGTGGTGGCCATCGTCCTGAGGACCCAGTCACTGCTCACCTGAGCAGGAGCTTTCCCCAAAGTTGTCCACAGCACAGGGCGGATGGTGTGCACATCCTATGGGGAACAGCTGTGCCCCCTGTCCCTGACCTGGGCAGACCTGCGTAAACCTGGGTAGACCTGGGTTTCCTCAAGAAGGGACAGGGGGGTGTGCCGGGTGGGTGATCGTCGCTGGAACGGCCCCAGTGGTCACATCGGCGTCAACGACCGGAGAGTTATCCACAGATCTTCAGACCT
It encodes the following:
- a CDS encoding rhomboid family intramembrane serine protease; the protein is MDQAPGSPDRPQAAHGLPGCYRHPGRETGISCTRCERPICPECMVSASVGFQCPECVRTGSGTGHAPSASRPRTIAGAEVTGGDPRLVTKILLGVNAAVFLAVLADRTLADQLNLIALAFDPRLRDVVGVADGEWYRLLTSVFLHQQIWHIAFNMLGLWWLGGPLEAALGRVRYLALYLLSGLAGSTLVYLLAEPNQGALGASGAIWGLLGATAVLLRRLDYDLRPVIALLALNLLFTFTMPGISWEAHVGGLVGGTVIAFGMVHAPRERRTLVQAGVCALVLLAAVVAIVLRTQSLLT
- a CDS encoding peptidylprolyl isomerase, coding for MAEQLHATLKTNHGDIDIRLLPNHAPKTVKNFVELATGGRQWTNPATGKKSADRLYDGTVFHRVISGFMIQGGDPLGNGTGGPGYEFADEFHPDLAFDRPYLLAMANAGPGTNGSQFFVTVAPTAWLTRKHTIFGEVADGASRKVVDAIAGAPTNPRTDRPLNDVVIESVVIETRQG